In Oscillospiraceae bacterium, the following are encoded in one genomic region:
- a CDS encoding sodium ion-translocating decarboxylase subunit beta, whose product MWIIGATLIYLAVKKDMEPSLLLPMGFGAIIVNLPLSGAVTQIIDGAKEIGIIDALYSAGIANELFPLLLFIGIGAMIDFGPLMQNPKLLLFGAAAQFGIFFTLSAASLFFNLNDAASIAIIGAADGPTSIFVANFFKSNYIGAIIVSAYSYMALVPIIQPAVIYATTTKAERRIRMEPLAGNEIPHYIKIIFPIAVTVIAGLFAPRSVALVGFLMFGNLLRECGVLKSLSETAQTTLANLITILLGITVAANMRAEQFLTKETLMIMGLGLFAFVFDTVGGVFFAKLLNLFSKKKINPMIGACGISAFPMSARVIHKLGLKEDPTNYLLMYAAGANVAGQIASVIAGGLILTLCV is encoded by the coding sequence ATGTGGATTATTGGTGCGACACTCATTTATCTCGCGGTAAAAAAAGATATGGAGCCTTCTTTGCTGCTTCCGATGGGATTCGGCGCCATTATTGTCAACCTGCCTCTTTCGGGAGCCGTCACTCAAATAATAGACGGAGCTAAAGAAATAGGCATTATTGACGCGCTTTATTCCGCCGGCATAGCCAATGAACTTTTCCCTCTTCTGTTGTTCATAGGTATCGGCGCGATGATCGATTTTGGTCCGTTAATGCAAAATCCGAAGCTCCTTTTATTCGGCGCGGCGGCGCAGTTCGGCATTTTCTTCACTCTTTCCGCGGCGTCGCTGTTCTTCAATCTTAATGACGCGGCATCCATAGCAATAATAGGCGCCGCTGACGGACCGACATCAATATTTGTGGCGAACTTCTTCAAAAGCAATTACATCGGAGCCATAATTGTATCGGCATATTCTTATATGGCGCTGGTTCCTATTATTCAGCCGGCGGTCATATACGCAACCACCACAAAAGCGGAACGCCGCATACGTATGGAACCTCTTGCCGGAAATGAAATACCTCATTATATCAAAATAATATTTCCGATAGCCGTCACTGTCATAGCAGGGCTTTTTGCCCCGCGTTCGGTCGCGCTTGTAGGCTTTTTGATGTTTGGTAATCTTTTAAGAGAATGCGGAGTGCTAAAGTCTCTTTCCGAAACAGCTCAGACGACGCTTGCAAATCTCATAACTATTTTGCTTGGCATCACTGTTGCGGCAAACATGAGAGCGGAACAATTTCTGACAAAAGAAACTCTCATGATAATGGGGCTGGGACTTTTCGCGTTTGTCTTTGACACGGTCGGAGGGGTATTTTTCGCAAAGCTTTTAAACCTGTTTTCAAAAAAGAAAATCAATCCAATGATCGGTGCCTGCGGCATTTCGGCTTTCCCTATGTCCGCACGCGTCATACACAAGCTCGGCCTTAAAGAAGATCCGACCAATTATCTTCTAATGTACGCCGCGGGCGCAAATGTGGCCGGTCAGATTGCCTCTGTTATAGCCGGAGGGTTGATACTGACGCTTTGCGTATGA
- a CDS encoding OadG-related small transporter subunit: MNTELFLQTLPIMAKGVGGIFIVMGIIYLLVTVLNVISAKNNNQSK, translated from the coding sequence ATGAATACTGAGCTTTTTTTACAAACTTTGCCGATAATGGCAAAAGGCGTCGGCGGAATCTTTATAGTAATGGGCATAATTTATCTGCTTGTCACCGTGCTCAATGTGATATCGGCAAAAAATAATAATCAAAGCAAATAA
- a CDS encoding GNAT family N-acetyltransferase, protein MNFATTKEEIDYINSSLTAFNIAMVGPDNHELLNMIEYDNSHKIIAGLLGGTYWGWMYIDVLWVDEKYRKHGFGSKILISAEDEARKRGCHHVHVDTMSWQAPEFYKKHGYKILSELNDIPLNNTKYHMIKEL, encoded by the coding sequence ATGAACTTCGCAACAACAAAAGAAGAAATTGATTATATCAATAGTTCCTTAACTGCTTTTAATATTGCTATGGTTGGCCCTGATAACCATGAACTGTTGAATATGATTGAATATGATAATTCACACAAAATAATAGCTGGTTTATTGGGTGGAACTTATTGGGGATGGATGTATATTGATGTTTTGTGGGTCGATGAAAAATACCGCAAGCATGGATTTGGTTCGAAAATTTTAATTTCAGCTGAAGATGAAGCTCGTAAACGTGGTTGTCATCATGTACATGTCGATACTATGAGTTGGCAAGCACCAGAATTTTATAAAAAACATGGATATAAGATTCTAAGTGAATTAAACGATATTCCGCTTAATAACACAAAATACCATATGATAAAAGAATTATAG
- a CDS encoding NUDIX domain-containing protein codes for MNILKVFDKGDYNPDAPRLVRNAVRAVIRRGDKLLLIKSEAEGYYKLPGGGIEREEDHLDALIREVDEETGYSVVADTVKPLGLIREIRRSLYDSDTFEQNSYIYTCEISGSAGKTHMTDNEKRRRYIPGYFDISEAFNADKEISERSDTDFLLREMYVFKMLMKSDKYTKGKNKSGDNIGAILGEFLSSENIDTYAVVPYSSCKIINPCAAESLITKIGEPVSVLMFCVPYYTKLSDGAGISRYAAARDYHLYFRLLSDRLGKFLNSRGACVKFAVTGDNSPIDERAAAMTCGLGFIGKNGLLINSKYGSFIFLCGIYFSSHILLDSSGISERTECLDCGKCVSECPGNALLLRDYTRCLSYISQKKHLDEGDEDRLASTGTVWGCDICQNVCPHNSGIPETPIEFFRTDLIPNPTLENISALSHAGKFDDRAFAWRGRQTIERNIKINTSKK; via the coding sequence ATGAATATTTTAAAAGTCTTTGATAAGGGTGATTATAATCCCGACGCGCCACGGCTTGTACGGAATGCTGTCCGCGCCGTAATTCGGCGCGGAGATAAGCTTTTGCTGATAAAAAGCGAAGCCGAGGGATATTATAAGCTTCCTGGAGGAGGAATTGAACGCGAAGAGGATCATCTCGACGCACTTATCCGCGAGGTTGACGAAGAAACAGGATACTCTGTGGTTGCGGATACGGTAAAACCCTTGGGATTGATACGCGAAATCAGAAGAAGCCTTTATGATTCCGATACCTTTGAACAGAACTCATATATATATACATGTGAAATATCCGGCTCTGCCGGAAAAACGCATATGACCGATAATGAGAAAAGACGCCGGTATATTCCGGGATATTTTGATATCTCCGAAGCGTTCAACGCTGACAAAGAGATATCCGAACGGTCTGATACTGATTTTCTATTAAGAGAAATGTATGTTTTTAAAATGCTCATGAAATCGGATAAGTACACAAAAGGAAAAAATAAATCCGGCGATAATATCGGAGCTATACTCGGGGAATTTTTAAGCTCTGAAAATATAGATACGTATGCCGTTGTTCCTTATTCGTCGTGTAAAATTATAAATCCGTGCGCGGCCGAATCGCTTATTACAAAAATCGGAGAGCCGGTGTCTGTCCTTATGTTTTGCGTGCCTTATTATACAAAGCTTTCGGACGGAGCGGGCATATCCCGTTATGCCGCCGCGCGTGATTATCATTTGTATTTCAGGCTGCTGTCAGATCGGCTGGGCAAATTTCTGAATTCGCGCGGAGCTTGCGTGAAATTTGCCGTCACCGGAGATAATTCACCCATTGACGAACGTGCGGCCGCCATGACCTGCGGGCTTGGTTTTATCGGGAAAAACGGGCTTCTGATAAATTCAAAATATGGAAGCTTCATATTTCTGTGCGGAATATATTTTTCATCTCATATATTGCTTGATTCTTCAGGCATATCCGAGCGCACGGAATGCCTTGACTGCGGAAAATGCGTATCTGAATGTCCGGGTAATGCGCTTTTATTGCGGGATTACACACGATGCCTTTCCTACATCAGCCAGAAAAAGCATCTTGACGAAGGGGACGAGGATCGCCTTGCTTCGACCGGGACCGTCTGGGGCTGTGACATCTGTCAGAATGTCTGCCCGCATAATTCCGGGATTCCGGAAACTCCGATCGAGTTTTTTCGAACAGATTTAATTCCTAATCCGACGCTTGAGAATATCTCCGCGCTTTCCCACGCCGGAAAATTTGATGACCGCGCTTTCGCGTGGCGCGGAAGACAGACCATTGAACGAAACATAAAAATTAATACCTCTAAAAAGTGA